The Alteromonas stellipolaris genome includes a region encoding these proteins:
- a CDS encoding PhoH family protein yields the protein MSTLVSNEFDLEPADTKRLSNLCGPFNDNIKQIERRLGVEITYRNNAFKVLGEPRQIQSATELLKQLYVETQPVKGRLPELEPEQVHLAIQQAAALEQDTGSGAGDFGKEVHIRTKRGVIKPRNPNQAQYVANVLNYDITFGVGPAGTGKTYLAVAAAVDALERQEIRRILLTRPAVEAGEKLGFLPGDLSQKVDPYLRPLYDALFEMLGFEKVEKLMERNVIEVAPLAYMRGRTLNDAFIILDESQNTTVEQMKMFLTRIGFNSKAVITGDITQVDLPRGARSGLRHAIEVLDNVDDISFNFFNAEDVVRHPVVARIVRAYEHYDAEQERVRKEKKEEALRLQREQADANALSGSSSNSTSVQQNSDAK from the coding sequence TTGAGTACATTGGTAAGTAATGAATTTGATTTGGAACCGGCAGACACAAAACGTTTGTCCAATTTATGTGGGCCGTTTAACGACAACATTAAGCAAATAGAGCGCAGGTTGGGAGTAGAAATTACTTACCGAAATAATGCGTTTAAGGTGCTAGGTGAGCCACGCCAAATTCAGAGCGCCACTGAATTACTTAAACAGCTGTATGTAGAAACTCAGCCAGTAAAAGGCCGCTTGCCTGAACTTGAACCTGAGCAAGTGCATTTGGCTATTCAACAGGCCGCGGCTTTAGAGCAAGATACAGGGTCAGGCGCTGGCGATTTCGGTAAAGAAGTACACATTCGTACAAAACGTGGTGTAATTAAGCCTCGTAATCCGAATCAAGCTCAGTATGTGGCTAATGTTCTAAACTACGACATCACCTTTGGTGTAGGCCCTGCTGGTACTGGTAAAACGTATTTGGCCGTTGCTGCAGCCGTTGACGCGTTAGAACGTCAAGAAATACGTAGAATACTATTAACTCGTCCTGCTGTTGAAGCGGGTGAGAAGCTAGGCTTTTTGCCGGGCGACCTTTCACAGAAAGTCGACCCTTACCTACGCCCACTTTACGACGCCTTGTTTGAAATGTTGGGTTTTGAAAAAGTAGAAAAGCTAATGGAACGCAATGTGATAGAAGTTGCCCCCTTAGCTTATATGCGTGGTCGTACTCTAAACGATGCTTTTATTATTTTGGATGAGAGTCAAAATACCACGGTTGAGCAAATGAAAATGTTCTTAACCCGTATTGGCTTTAATTCAAAAGCGGTGATCACCGGTGATATCACTCAAGTAGATTTGCCACGTGGTGCCCGTTCAGGTTTACGCCACGCTATTGAAGTATTGGATAATGTTGACGATATTTCGTTTAACTTTTTCAACGCTGAAGATGTGGTAAGACACCCTGTAGTTGCCCGAATCGTGCGTGCTTATGAGCATTATGACGCCGAGCAAGAGCGTGTTCGCAAAGAGAAGAAAGAAGAAGCCCTTCGTCTTCAACGTGAACAAGCTGATGCTAATGCCTTATCTGGCAGTTCATCTAATAGCACATCTGTACAACAAAATAGCGATGCCAAGTGA
- the ybeY gene encoding rRNA maturation RNase YbeY — MIAIVDYQQAYEADEEMAKAIPSAEQVEAWANAVLAAENTGEQEVTVRFTDDEESQTLNHEYRGKDKPTNVLSFPFEVPPGIEMNLLGDLVICVPVIMREAQEQDKTPTNHYAHMVIHGILHLLGYDHIDDADADIMEAKEIRILASLNIGNPYQ; from the coding sequence GTGATAGCCATTGTAGATTACCAGCAAGCCTACGAAGCTGACGAGGAAATGGCTAAGGCCATTCCCTCTGCTGAACAAGTTGAAGCGTGGGCTAATGCGGTACTTGCGGCCGAAAACACGGGCGAGCAAGAAGTTACCGTACGCTTCACCGATGATGAAGAGTCACAAACACTAAACCATGAATACAGAGGTAAAGATAAGCCCACTAATGTGCTGTCTTTTCCCTTTGAAGTTCCACCAGGCATTGAAATGAACTTGCTTGGCGATTTGGTTATTTGTGTACCTGTGATCATGCGTGAAGCGCAAGAGCAAGACAAAACACCCACCAACCACTATGCCCATATGGTCATTCACGGAATATTACATCTTCTGGGATACGATCACATAGACGATGCAGATGCTGACATTATGGAAGCAAAAGAAATTCGTATATTGGCATCTTTAAATATTGGTAATCCTTATCAATAA
- a CDS encoding HlyC/CorC family transporter, with amino-acid sequence MSDDNPHSTNGSQGKSWLDKLKLSISGEPRSKQELVEVITEAEQNEIIDPQTREMIEGVIGVNEMRVRDIMIPRAQMTTIDVEKNVDEFLPVVLESAHSRFPVISEDKDHIEGILLAKDLLSYAFNPEKSLNLRDILRPAVIVPESKRVDVLLKEFRQQRYHMAIVVDEYGGVSGLVTIEDILEIIVGEIEDEYDTEEDGTDDIRPLNKSTYSVKALTPVDEFNAFFETKFSEEEADTIGGIVLKAFGHMPETNDEVTIGDIHFKVTNSDKRRLIHLKVSVASLE; translated from the coding sequence ATGAGCGACGATAATCCTCACTCTACCAACGGCTCCCAAGGAAAAAGTTGGTTAGACAAACTTAAACTTTCTATCTCTGGCGAGCCGAGAAGCAAACAAGAACTGGTTGAAGTTATTACTGAAGCCGAGCAGAACGAAATCATCGATCCCCAAACCCGGGAGATGATTGAAGGTGTAATAGGTGTCAACGAAATGCGAGTTAGGGATATTATGATCCCACGCGCGCAAATGACTACCATAGACGTTGAAAAAAACGTTGATGAATTCCTACCTGTTGTGTTGGAATCAGCCCACTCCCGCTTCCCCGTTATTAGTGAAGATAAAGATCATATTGAAGGCATATTGCTTGCAAAAGACTTACTGAGCTATGCGTTTAATCCAGAAAAAAGTCTTAATTTACGCGATATCTTGCGCCCTGCCGTGATTGTGCCGGAAAGTAAGCGTGTAGATGTGCTGCTGAAAGAATTTCGCCAACAACGCTATCACATGGCCATTGTTGTGGATGAATACGGCGGTGTATCTGGCCTTGTTACCATCGAAGATATACTAGAGATTATTGTCGGTGAAATTGAAGACGAATACGATACCGAAGAAGACGGTACCGATGATATTCGCCCACTGAACAAATCGACCTATTCAGTTAAAGCGTTAACGCCTGTTGACGAATTTAATGCCTTCTTTGAAACCAAATTCAGCGAAGAAGAAGCCGATACCATAGGCGGTATTGTGCTTAAAGCGTTCGGGCACATGCCTGAAACGAACGATGAAGTTACCATTGGTGATATTCACTTTAAGGTAACCAACTCTGATAAACGCCGTCTTATACACCTGAAAGTGTCGGTGGCCTCTCTGGAGTAA
- the lnt gene encoding apolipoprotein N-acyltransferase, with product MKRFIPYLLLLLSGASLTLAFAPFGIWPLVIPAFALGIRQVMKLTHRPFLAGWLFGLGWFGAGISWVHVSIADFGGLPLIASIGLMVLLCSYLALFPALAFKLTARYFPHRLWPLALPFFWVFAEWLRSWLLSGFPWLSLGYSQIDSALVGWAPIIGETGITALLVIGASLFAVAHTKRHFTGAVVVSLALYISGFVANQHTWVAPKQQYNVAMAQGNIAQSLRWVPEQDAPTMDRYLNLTEPLWDNDLIIWPEAAVPKLEPLALDYLTQVNARAFAEDTALITGIVNFNWETDEAWNNLIVLGKRTPDSTTPDYQYFHNNRFAKHHLLPIGEFVPFEDWLRPLAPLFDLPMSSFARGDFQQANLVANGIHLAPAICFEIAFPRQVAANIYNATDMIITVSNDAWFGHSHGPAQHLDIARMRAVEFGRPVVRATNNGITAFINHKGNITARLPQFEAASLTAPVLATSGFTPYYLIQDIGVWVLVLVFFFIALRLRKRSKD from the coding sequence TTGAAACGGTTCATTCCTTATTTACTGCTTTTACTAAGCGGCGCTAGCTTAACGCTGGCGTTTGCCCCCTTTGGTATCTGGCCACTTGTTATCCCCGCGTTTGCATTGGGTATCCGGCAAGTAATGAAACTTACGCATCGCCCTTTTTTAGCTGGTTGGTTGTTCGGGCTAGGCTGGTTTGGAGCAGGTATTAGTTGGGTACATGTAAGCATTGCCGATTTCGGTGGCTTACCGCTAATTGCATCCATAGGCCTCATGGTTTTATTATGTAGTTACCTTGCGTTGTTTCCGGCGCTTGCGTTTAAGCTTACCGCTCGCTATTTCCCTCATCGTCTTTGGCCATTGGCTTTGCCTTTTTTCTGGGTATTCGCCGAATGGTTACGCAGTTGGTTATTAAGCGGGTTTCCGTGGCTGTCGTTAGGCTATAGCCAAATCGATAGTGCTCTAGTGGGTTGGGCACCAATCATTGGTGAAACCGGCATAACAGCCTTGCTAGTTATTGGTGCGAGCTTGTTTGCCGTTGCGCATACTAAACGGCATTTCACCGGCGCGGTTGTGGTTAGCTTAGCTTTATATATTAGTGGGTTTGTTGCCAATCAGCATACATGGGTTGCCCCTAAGCAGCAGTATAACGTTGCGATGGCGCAAGGTAATATTGCACAGTCTTTGCGATGGGTGCCTGAACAAGACGCCCCTACTATGGACCGTTATTTAAATCTTACGGAACCGCTGTGGGATAACGACCTGATAATTTGGCCTGAAGCAGCGGTACCAAAATTAGAGCCACTTGCGTTAGATTATTTAACACAAGTCAATGCTCGCGCCTTTGCTGAAGATACCGCGCTTATCACAGGTATTGTTAATTTTAATTGGGAAACCGATGAGGCGTGGAACAATTTGATCGTACTGGGTAAAAGAACCCCCGATTCTACAACGCCAGACTATCAGTACTTCCATAACAATCGTTTCGCTAAGCACCATTTACTACCCATTGGTGAATTTGTGCCTTTTGAAGACTGGTTGCGTCCGTTAGCGCCTTTGTTCGATTTGCCCATGTCTTCCTTTGCGAGAGGTGATTTTCAGCAAGCTAATCTTGTTGCCAACGGTATACATTTGGCGCCGGCAATATGCTTTGAAATTGCTTTCCCAAGGCAAGTAGCCGCGAATATCTACAATGCTACAGACATGATTATTACGGTAAGTAATGATGCGTGGTTTGGCCATTCTCATGGCCCAGCGCAGCATTTAGACATTGCTCGAATGCGTGCCGTCGAGTTTGGCCGCCCCGTGGTACGTGCCACCAATAATGGCATCACCGCCTTTATTAACCACAAAGGCAATATAACCGCACGATTACCTCAATTTGAAGCGGCCAGTTTAACTGCCCCAGTGTTGGCAACCTCTGGTTTTACGCCCTATTACCTGATTCAAGATATAGGCGTGTGGGTGCTGGTATTGGTATTTTTCTTTATTGCGCTGAGGTTAAGAAAGCGTTCGAAGGATTAG
- the pta gene encoding phosphate acetyltransferase yields MSRRIMLIPVGTSVGLTTVSIGLVRALEEQAIKLNFFKPVAQPRRGDTGEERSTAIISHHCSVKPIAPFDLNVVERMISSDNTDELLEEIIERFEAHQEPDAVAVIEGLVTTRHHPYAERLNLEISRALDADIVFVCVPGNDDPVDINHRLEIVVDAYGGHKSKKVVGCIFNKVNAPYDEHGQLRTDLSVLEAPEHDETRSKALRELPIFAKGLNLLGNIDWNAELMSPRAIDIAKHLNATLINEGNIASRRLSSVTFAAREIHNMTHTLKPGALQVMSGDRGDVFVSCCLAALNGTKLGALLLTGGYQPDENIKHLCSQALETGLPVMLVNTNTWQTAQNLHAFNQEVPVDDSQRIEKVMVHAAESLDAKWVASLTEKVSRQKKLSPSAFRYYLTNRARQVNKRVVLPEGNEPRTVAAAAICAKRGLARPVLIGDENEIQRVAQQQGVVLGEGVEIVSPAAIQEDYVAGLVKLRGHKGVTDVVARELLQDNVTLGTMMLQQGDVDGLVSGAVHTTANTIRPALQLIKTAENASLVSSVFFMLLPDQVLVYGDCAINPDPNAQQLADIAIQSATSAQMFGIEPRVAMISYSTGTSGAGSDVEKVREATEIAQKLRPDLLIDGPLQYDAAAIESVGRSKAPNSPVAGKANVFVFPDLNTGNTTYKAVQRSFDLVCIGPMLQGMRKPVNDLSRGALVDDIVFTIALTAIQAAN; encoded by the coding sequence ATGTCACGCCGTATTATGCTGATCCCTGTTGGCACTAGCGTAGGGTTAACTACTGTCAGCATTGGGCTAGTTCGTGCATTAGAAGAACAAGCCATTAAACTGAATTTTTTTAAACCTGTAGCACAGCCTCGAAGAGGCGATACCGGTGAAGAGCGCTCTACAGCTATTATTAGCCACCACTGTAGTGTTAAGCCTATAGCGCCGTTCGATTTGAATGTAGTCGAGCGAATGATCAGTAGCGACAATACTGATGAATTACTTGAAGAGATTATAGAGCGCTTTGAAGCACATCAAGAACCCGATGCAGTAGCCGTTATCGAAGGCTTGGTAACAACCCGCCATCATCCCTACGCAGAGCGTCTGAATCTTGAAATTAGTCGCGCGTTAGATGCCGATATAGTGTTTGTTTGCGTGCCAGGAAACGATGATCCTGTTGATATTAACCATCGACTTGAAATTGTGGTAGACGCTTACGGCGGCCATAAAAGTAAAAAGGTAGTAGGTTGTATATTTAACAAAGTAAACGCGCCCTACGACGAACATGGCCAACTACGTACCGATTTAAGTGTGCTAGAAGCGCCAGAGCACGATGAAACACGCAGCAAAGCGTTGCGTGAGCTGCCTATATTTGCAAAAGGCTTAAATCTGTTGGGAAATATTGATTGGAATGCAGAGCTTATGTCTCCCCGCGCTATCGATATTGCCAAGCACTTAAACGCCACATTAATTAACGAAGGCAATATTGCTTCACGTAGATTAAGTAGCGTTACCTTTGCTGCCCGTGAAATTCATAACATGACGCACACGTTAAAGCCTGGTGCACTGCAAGTGATGTCTGGTGATAGAGGTGATGTGTTTGTTTCTTGTTGTTTAGCAGCGTTAAATGGTACCAAATTAGGCGCATTGCTATTAACCGGCGGCTACCAGCCAGATGAAAATATAAAGCATTTATGCAGCCAAGCACTGGAGACCGGCTTGCCTGTCATGCTAGTTAATACTAATACGTGGCAAACCGCACAGAATCTGCACGCGTTCAATCAAGAAGTGCCGGTAGATGATAGTCAGCGTATCGAAAAAGTGATGGTGCATGCGGCTGAAAGTTTAGACGCTAAATGGGTAGCTTCGCTTACCGAAAAAGTATCTCGTCAAAAGAAACTTTCTCCGTCTGCATTCCGCTATTATTTAACCAATCGTGCGCGCCAAGTTAATAAACGAGTGGTACTGCCTGAAGGTAATGAACCCCGTACTGTGGCAGCCGCCGCTATATGTGCAAAACGGGGGCTAGCGCGCCCTGTACTAATTGGTGATGAAAACGAAATTCAACGTGTGGCGCAGCAACAAGGTGTGGTATTGGGGGAAGGCGTAGAGATTGTTTCACCTGCTGCAATTCAAGAAGATTATGTGGCTGGGTTAGTTAAGCTTCGCGGTCACAAAGGTGTTACTGATGTGGTTGCCCGCGAGCTGCTACAAGACAACGTTACCCTAGGTACTATGATGTTGCAGCAAGGTGATGTTGATGGTTTGGTATCTGGCGCCGTTCACACTACAGCAAATACCATTCGCCCAGCATTGCAGTTAATCAAAACAGCAGAAAATGCATCATTAGTATCGTCGGTATTTTTTATGCTATTGCCCGACCAAGTCTTGGTTTATGGCGATTGCGCGATAAACCCAGATCCTAACGCCCAGCAGCTGGCGGATATTGCTATTCAGTCTGCTACTTCGGCGCAGATGTTTGGTATTGAACCAAGAGTGGCCATGATCAGTTATTCTACTGGTACATCTGGTGCTGGCAGTGATGTTGAAAAGGTGCGTGAAGCTACCGAGATTGCACAAAAACTTCGTCCAGATTTGCTGATTGATGGGCCGCTTCAATACGACGCTGCTGCCATTGAAAGTGTAGGGCGCAGTAAAGCGCCAAACAGCCCTGTTGCAGGTAAAGCGAACGTATTTGTGTTCCCAGATTTAAACACCGGGAACACCACTTACAAAGCGGTACAGCGTAGTTTCGATTTGGTGTGTATTGGGCCAATGCTTCAAGGTATGCGCAAACCCGTCAATGACTTAAGCCGTGGGGCGTTGGTAGATGATATTGTGTTTACTATTGCGTTAACTGCTATTCAGGCTGCGAATTAG
- a CDS encoding acetate kinase — translation MKKEVIVLNCGSSSVKFAIIDADTGEAGLSGIAESLGNDDASISFKLNGQKEKQTLPANASHAEALAAIQNIIASTGVNPIALGHRVVHGGERFKEAALVDDSVLASVEEYASMAPLHNLANLKGITTAQAAYPDLPHVIVFDTSFFQQMPKRAYMYALPKVLYEQHGVRKYGFHGTSHKFILDSTAQLLNKPVEQTSIISAHLGNGCSVTAIEKGVAVDTSMGFTPLEGLMMGTRCGDIDPSLPGTLQEKLGKSAAEINALINKESGLAGISGLSNDCRTLEEAAEAGHEGALLALEMFCYRLAKYISSYMIAVPSLDAVVFTGGIGENSSYIRATTMGYFSHLGFTVDEQSNQAMRFGAKGNIASSSSTKPVLIVPTNEEWVIAAEAAKFA, via the coding sequence ATGAAAAAAGAAGTTATTGTTTTAAATTGCGGTAGTTCGTCAGTTAAATTCGCTATTATCGATGCCGACACAGGTGAAGCTGGCCTAAGTGGTATTGCAGAAAGCTTAGGGAATGATGACGCAAGCATATCGTTTAAATTAAACGGTCAAAAAGAAAAGCAAACCTTACCGGCTAATGCCTCTCATGCAGAAGCGTTGGCAGCAATTCAAAACATAATTGCTAGTACAGGTGTTAATCCAATTGCTTTGGGTCATCGAGTTGTTCACGGTGGTGAGCGCTTCAAAGAAGCAGCGTTAGTCGACGATAGCGTATTAGCCTCGGTAGAAGAATATGCGAGTATGGCGCCGTTACATAACCTGGCAAATCTAAAAGGGATTACCACTGCCCAAGCCGCGTATCCAGATTTACCTCATGTCATTGTGTTCGATACTTCTTTTTTCCAGCAAATGCCTAAACGTGCCTATATGTATGCACTGCCTAAGGTTTTGTACGAGCAGCATGGCGTGCGTAAGTATGGCTTCCATGGCACTAGCCACAAGTTCATTCTAGATAGCACTGCGCAATTGCTTAATAAGCCGGTTGAACAAACCAGTATTATTAGTGCTCACTTAGGAAATGGTTGCAGTGTTACTGCTATTGAAAAAGGGGTAGCGGTAGATACCAGCATGGGGTTTACGCCGCTTGAAGGGTTAATGATGGGAACACGCTGCGGCGATATCGACCCTAGCCTTCCTGGAACGTTACAAGAAAAGCTAGGGAAGTCTGCTGCTGAAATCAACGCACTAATTAACAAAGAATCAGGCCTTGCCGGTATTTCTGGGCTAAGCAACGATTGTCGTACGCTAGAAGAAGCGGCTGAAGCGGGGCATGAAGGCGCATTATTAGCCCTTGAAATGTTCTGTTATCGCTTAGCCAAGTATATATCTAGTTACATGATAGCGGTGCCGTCATTAGATGCTGTAGTGTTTACCGGTGGTATTGGTGAAAATTCATCGTACATTCGCGCCACAACCATGGGTTATTTTTCTCACCTTGGCTTTACGGTTGATGAGCAAAGTAACCAGGCTATGCGTTTTGGTGCAAAAGGAAATATAGCGTCTTCTTCATCCACCAAACCTGTTTTAATCGTACCCACTAATGAAGAGTGGGTTATCGCCGCCGAAGCTGCGAAATTTGCCTAG